The following proteins come from a genomic window of Rattus norvegicus strain BN/NHsdMcwi chromosome 8, GRCr8, whole genome shotgun sequence:
- the LOC100912027 gene encoding large ribosomal subunit protein eL27-like, whose translation MGKLMKPGKVVLVLAGRYSGRKAVIVKNIDDGTSDRPYSHALVAGIDRYPRKVTAAMGKKKITKQSKIKSFVKVYNYNHFMPTRYSVDIPLDKTVVNKDVFRDSALKRKARREVKVKFEERYKTGKNKRFFQKFRF comes from the coding sequence ATGGGCAAGCTTATGAAACCCGGGAAAGTGGTACTGGTCCTGGCTGGACGCTACTCTGGACGCAAAGCCGTCATCGTGAAGAACATTGATGATGGCACCTCCGACCGCCCTTACAGCCATGCCTTGGTGGCTGGAATTGACCGCTATCCCAGAAAAGTGACAGCTGCCATGGGCAAGAAGAAGATCACCAAGCAATCCAAGATCAAGTCCTTTGTGAAAGTTTATAACTACAACCACTTCATGCCCACAAGGTACTCTGTGGATATCCCCTTGGACAAAACTGTTGTCAACAAGGATGTGTTCAGAGACTCAGCACTGAAACGCAAGGCCAGGCGGGAGGTCAAGGTCAAGTTTGAGGAACGATACAAGACAGGGAAGAACAAACGGTTTTTCCAGAAGTTTCGCTTTtag